In Myxococcus stipitatus, the following are encoded in one genomic region:
- a CDS encoding TIR domain-containing protein, whose product MKARYEGDKGKRILIEALMQQAVVQHDPALAEGLANIGSLIEFKAGDVIMAQNDIDNSIFFVLSGTTSVFINGRHVADRGSREALGEMALIDPSAPRAATVKAKDPVVAMKIQESDFHQLADAHPRIWRAMALVMAQRLRQRNSFYRPPNEHPLMFLGSSTEGLSIAKEIQLNLKHTTTVRIWTNGVFGPSGVPVDDLIKQVDACDFAAFVFGPDDTTISRKELHDAPRDNVVFELGLFMGRVGRERAFIIKEQSTEIKIPSDMLGITPITYIARPGDKDLSAALGPACTEIENVIKRVGTR is encoded by the coding sequence ATGAAGGCTCGCTATGAGGGCGACAAAGGGAAGCGGATACTCATTGAAGCGCTGATGCAACAGGCAGTTGTGCAGCATGATCCTGCGCTTGCCGAGGGCCTCGCCAATATTGGAAGCCTGATTGAGTTCAAGGCCGGCGACGTAATCATGGCCCAGAACGATATTGACAACAGCATCTTCTTTGTTCTCTCGGGAACAACATCTGTCTTCATCAATGGCCGCCACGTCGCCGACAGAGGCTCACGCGAAGCTCTCGGGGAAATGGCCCTTATTGATCCGTCCGCCCCCAGAGCGGCAACCGTCAAGGCCAAAGACCCCGTAGTCGCAATGAAGATACAAGAGTCAGACTTTCATCAACTGGCTGATGCCCATCCAAGAATCTGGCGCGCCATGGCCCTCGTCATGGCTCAAAGACTCAGACAACGGAATAGCTTTTATCGACCTCCCAACGAGCACCCGCTGATGTTCTTAGGCTCATCAACAGAAGGACTCTCGATCGCCAAGGAAATACAGCTAAATCTAAAACACACCACAACCGTTCGCATATGGACGAATGGGGTTTTTGGCCCTTCGGGAGTTCCTGTTGATGACTTAATCAAGCAGGTAGACGCATGCGATTTTGCCGCTTTCGTATTCGGGCCGGATGACACCACCATAAGCAGGAAAGAACTCCATGACGCCCCGCGAGACAATGTCGTTTTTGAACTCGGGCTTTTCATGGGGCGTGTTGGAAGAGAGCGGGCATTCATAATCAAAGAACAAAGCACCGAGATAAAAATACCCAGCGACATGCTTGGAATTACCCCCATCACATACATCGCAAGACCTGGAGACAAGGATCTCTCAGCGGCGTTGGGGCCTGCCTGTACCGAAATCGAAAACGTCATCAAACGAGTTGGCACGAGATAG
- a CDS encoding HK97 family phage prohead protease — protein MLDAFNANPVVLYNHDDGSGGLFGTGRKDVLPIGKGRAYVQGDALLVDIEFDQEDDFARKVESKVARGILNAVSVRYLMHRYHENERGGFDCEQQELLEISIVTIPGNQRAVRVKELADERAAFIQDVAKAVVATLDERERSKAAPPPVPDVNALARHTAESLLQHLTLETHR, from the coding sequence ATGCTGGACGCCTTCAACGCGAATCCCGTCGTCCTCTACAACCACGACGACGGTTCGGGCGGCCTCTTCGGCACGGGTCGCAAGGACGTACTGCCCATCGGCAAGGGGCGCGCCTACGTCCAGGGCGACGCCCTCCTGGTGGACATCGAGTTCGACCAGGAAGACGACTTCGCGCGCAAGGTCGAGAGCAAGGTGGCGCGTGGCATCCTGAATGCCGTGTCGGTGCGTTACCTCATGCACCGCTACCACGAGAACGAGCGCGGCGGCTTCGATTGCGAGCAGCAAGAGCTACTCGAAATCTCCATTGTCACGATTCCAGGCAACCAGCGCGCGGTGAGGGTGAAGGAGCTGGCCGACGAACGCGCCGCCTTCATCCAGGACGTGGCCAAGGCCGTGGTCGCCACCCTAGATGAGCGCGAGCGAAGCAAGGCCGCTCCGCCCCCTGTCCCCGACGTCAACGCACTGGCCAGGCACACGGCCGAGTCCCTCTTGCAGCACCTCACCTTGGAGACGCACCGATGA